The Amycolatopsis umgeniensis DNA segment GTCTTCGACCAAGAAGAAACTCCTGATCGGAACCGGTGTGACCGTGGGGCTGGTCGGCCTCGTCGCGACGTTCTACACCGTCGCGAAGCCGGAAGAAGTCACGGCGGTCTGCGCCGCCAAAGACACCGAGATCGTCAACGACGACCAGAACTGCGACGAGAGGTACGTGACGTCGCACGGCGGCTACGTCAGCGGCGGCTTCTTCTTCATGCCGATCGGTGTGGGCGGCGGCTACAACAGCTACCGCTACAACTACGGCGGTTCCGGCGCGATCGGGCAGCGGGTCTCCGGCGGCTCGTACACGGCGCCGCCGAACGCGAACGTGCGGACCAAATCGGGTACTTCCGTCCAGCGCGGCGGGTTCGGCATCAGCGGCAAGAGCGGTACCTCCGGCGGTACCGGCAAGAGCGGGGGCTCGTAGTTGTATCGGGATTCCAAGCCGCCCCGGCGGGACTGGCAGAACATCGTCGAGGAACAGGGCCTGGTCTTCGGCACCCCCGCCCGTGACGGCGCCGGCAAGTCCAGGCCGTACTGGGACGAGTCGGTCCACTACGTCTTCGAGATGGACGAGATCCTGTCCGTCGAGGCGGACGTCGAACTGCTGCACTCGATGTGTCTCGAAGCCGTCGACAACGTGATCACCACCGAGCAGTACCACCGCTTCGGCATCCCCGAGTGGGTCTGGCCGCATATCGCGGAGTCGTGGAAGCGGCAGGATCCGCACGTCTACGGCCGGTTCGACCTGCGCTACGACGGCAAGAGCCCGGCGAAGCTGCTCGAGTACAACGCCGACACCCCGACTTCGCTGCTCGAGGCCGCGGTGCTCCAGTGGCACTGGAAGACCGCGGTCTTCCCCGAGGACGACCAGTGGAACTCGATCCACGAGAAGCTGGTCGAGCGCTGGGGCGAGCTCGCCGAGAAGCTGCCTTCCAACGAACTGCACTTCACCTGGTCGTCCGCCGACCCGTCCGGTGAGGACCACGTGACGACGGCGTACCTGCAGGAGACCGCGGCCGAGGCCGGGCTCGACACCGTCGGCCTGTCGATCGAGGAGATCGGCTGGGATCCGGTGCTCAAGCGGTTCGTCGACCTCGAAGAGTCGCAGATGGCGACGGTGGTGAAGCTCTACCCGTGGGAATGGGTGGTCGACGAGGAGTTCGGCCGCTTCGCCGTCGAGACGATGCCTCGCACGCTGTGGGTCGAGCCGCTGTGGAAGATGATCCTCTCCAACAAGACGCTGCTCGCGATCCTGTGGGAGAACTACCCGGGGCATCCGAACCTGCTGCCCGCCTTCGCCGACGACCCCGGCCTGCTGACGGAGTACGTCCGCAAGCCGAAACTCGGCCGCGAGGGCGCGAACGTGCAGATCGTCGCCACCGGGTACGAGACGCAGACCGACGGCGTCTACGGCGCCGAAGGCTACGTCTACCAGGCTTTCGACCCGCTCCCGGAGTTCCAGGGTTACCGGCCCGCGCTCGGCGCGTGGATCGTCGGGGACCACGCCGCCGGCCTCGGTATCCGCGAGACGGCGGGACTCGTCACAGACGACGGTGCGGCGTTCGTCCCGCACCGCATCGTCGAGTCGTGATAGAAGCAACCGCACAAACCTGACATTTCTCGACCCGCACCTCTGGGAGCACCCTGTGACCACCACCCTTGCGCTGTCCGACACGTTCGGCTCCGACCTCGTGCGAGGGATCGGCGCGATCCTGCTGTACGGCGTCGTCGGTCTGCTGCTGATGTTCGCCGGGTTCTGGGCGATCGACTGGACCACGCCCGGCAAGC contains these protein-coding regions:
- a CDS encoding glutathionylspermidine synthase family protein, giving the protein MYRDSKPPRRDWQNIVEEQGLVFGTPARDGAGKSRPYWDESVHYVFEMDEILSVEADVELLHSMCLEAVDNVITTEQYHRFGIPEWVWPHIAESWKRQDPHVYGRFDLRYDGKSPAKLLEYNADTPTSLLEAAVLQWHWKTAVFPEDDQWNSIHEKLVERWGELAEKLPSNELHFTWSSADPSGEDHVTTAYLQETAAEAGLDTVGLSIEEIGWDPVLKRFVDLEESQMATVVKLYPWEWVVDEEFGRFAVETMPRTLWVEPLWKMILSNKTLLAILWENYPGHPNLLPAFADDPGLLTEYVRKPKLGREGANVQIVATGYETQTDGVYGAEGYVYQAFDPLPEFQGYRPALGAWIVGDHAAGLGIRETAGLVTDDGAAFVPHRIVES